ATGGGCCAAAAAACGTTCGGAGCGTTTTTGCGGTCAAACCCGTCGACAAAACGGAGACATTTTGTTGATTCACTTGTTCAATCTATTTTCTTTGAATAGAAAACTTAATCATCCCTCATTAGAATATTTCTTAGAAACAGAAATAAATTTACTAAAAACGAGAACTTCAGATCAGACTTTACGACTGCATCAGTAGCAAAAGCTATGACGTTGATTTGTGGGTTATTTATTTTTTTCATTTATTTGAATAATTAACTCTTCCTGATTCCGGTCCCAGGACGACACCCATAGATTTCCAGTTATGATTAAAATAACTTATAAAGTCTGATTGGACCGAGTCCGTCAGAAGGAGAATCCATTGTTTAAAGCTCTCAGGAAAGCAAATAAAAAGCAAACCTCTTTAATTTCAATCACCATCTTATTGCTGCTATTAACATTGTTACAATGTAACAATGTTGGTTATGATAACAACAAAGATGATTCTAACAATTTGTATTCGGCAATTCTACTTTCAATTTTGAAATCGACAGATGCGAATTTACCAGAGCCTGCTATCAATACTGTTGATATCACAGTAGGGGATACTAAATACACCAAGGTGTTAGGTGTTTGCCGAGGGGACTTAAATGTAAACGGAAACGATAATATTATGATTCCCGGCACCGACCAAACCCTGCCTTCTTTCTTTTTGCATAAGGTTGATTTTACTGCAACTAATGTATCACTTACACCCCTAGGGCCAACGTTTGTTTTTAATATTGATATGCCTGGTGGTGGTGGCTATGATCCAATCTCGACATGTGATGTGAAGATCCTAGAAAATAGCGCAACTATATATGATATACAGGTAAAAAACTGTGCTGTAGATAAAATTGCGGGTGCAGTCACACCACCTACAAATACAATCTCGTTCCGCGCACGTTGCACAAAGGGTTTATAATCTTAAGTCAAAACATCATCTTTCATGGTGATGTTTTGACTTAATCCTTTCCTATTTTCGATCCATTGCCTTTTCTAAAAATTGATTTAATGGATAAAGATTACGGTATGATTTTAAAGTCTCACTTACAAATTGTTCGGAAGTTAATTCGGCATTTTTAATTTTTTTGGCAACAGCAAATCCTTTGTATTTCAAAAGTTCTATCATTGGATGATCCTTATCAAATCCTTTGGGTGCCGTTTTTAATTTCTCTGCATAAAATTCGGTTCCAAAATCTTGAACGAATTTACGATCTTCTAAAATTGTTTTAATCATTTTAGAATTAGTTATCATGCTCTCTCTTATTTTATATAATGCCTTTGGATCGGGCATGTAACAACCACCACCAATTAGGGACTGACCCGGCTCAATATGAAGGTAATAACCAGTACCATCAATTTTTTTATTCCCACCTCTCATAAATATCCCGAAGTGCGTTTTATATGGACTTTTATCTTTTGCAAACCTAACATCTTTGTGGATACGGAATATACAAGATTTAGGATCTACTCCATTTACACTTTTATCGAACTTTTCAATTCCGGCCAAAAGATATCCAGTCATCAGCACTAGTTCATTCTGAATTACAAGGAAACGATCTTTGTTTTCGAGAAACCAATTTCTATTGTTATTCAATTGTAACTCAGACAAAAAACTTAAACCATTTTTACTAATTTTCATACCAGACCGATTCCCCTATGGTTGTTATTTTCAATGATACTAACCATGAATTCAAAATTTCAAACAAAAGAAACTGCCGACTTAAAACGGATGTCTATTCAAATGAATTTGGATTCGTTTGTTCAAATGAAAAAAGAATAAATAGTATATCCATTCTCATTTGTTAGAAGAAAAATTTACATTCTATTTCGTTGGAAAGAAATAAAACTCTGGATTTTCTTTAAAATTCTGCTTTCTATATCTCCGAGGCATTTACGATGAAATTCATTATTTCCAAGATCAAATGGATCATGATTGGATCTGGTATCATTACCTGTTCCATGATTCTTTCCGCATTACACCCAACTCTCGGGCTCACTTTAACATTTGGTGACACATTAAACGGAGACTTAGCCAATATCATAGTTCGGAACTGGGGAGCCCTCATTGCTTTGACCGGAGGGATGTTGGTGTATGGTGCTTATAACGAACCAAACCGAAACCTAATTCTTGTTGTTTCTTCTATTAGCAAAAGTACATTTGTTTTGCTCAACTTGGTTTATGGGCAATCTTATCTTTCAAAGTCGGCGATCGCCCTTGTATTTGATTCCATCCTTGTGATCATTTTTGTTTCTTATCTTTTAAATCAAAAAGCTAAAAAATAGAACAAAACATTCCAAAAACGAGAAAAATATTTTTCTGAATTAAGAAAGCAATAAAGCCTATTGTAATCCAAAGAAGAAAAATATTTTTGTTTATTCAATCTTTGGATTATAATTAATTTTTTTAGTTTTACAAATTTCCGCATAACGAAGCCCACTACTACGAATCTTTCGATTCATATTCTCATAATCTACTTCCACTAGCCCAAATTTTGGACCATAACCATCGTTCCATTCAAGATTGTCCAAAAATGACCAATAGTAGTAACGTTCGACTGAAACACCTTCATCCATTAACCGGCGAATCTCTGCTAGATGGTCTACAATGTATTTTTCTCTTTTTTCGTCTTTTTCATCAGGAATTCCATTTTCAGTAATATAAATCGGTAGTTTGTACTCGTCCCAAATCCTATGGCAAACGGACGATAATCCTTCTGGATAAATTTCCCAGCCCAAATCGTTTTTACGAGATTCAGGACAAAGAGGATCAACCATTGGTACAGCAAACAAATTACCAGGATTGTAACTTACTTTAAAAAGATGGCGGGAGTAATAATTAATCCCAATAAAATCACAAAATACACCCTTACCTTCCGGGTAACCAAATCCGATTGGAAAGGATAACTTTCCTTCGACAAAACCTTTCGTTTGAATTTCATGAAATAGATAATCGCTCAAAAAACAGCCAAGACGAGCCAAAGGATGAGAAGTAAGAGGTGAAAAAATAGCAAGATGGTGCGCAAAACCAACCTTAGTTGGATCAGCATAACCAGATTCCTTTCGAATTTTATGGATGAGTTGATAAGATTTTAAGTGAGCCAAAATGAGTCGGCGAGTTACTTTTAAATATGCAGGGATATCACCGTAACTTCCTGGAGGGTATTTACCATCCACGTAACTATCATTAGCAAAAACATTCGGTTCGTTAATGGTGCACCATTCGGAAACAAGATCACCAAACTGCTTTACCGCAAATTCTACAAAATCTAGAAATTCTTTTACAGCATCTTTTCCTAACCAGCCCCCTTTTTTTTGAAACCATTCAGGGCAAGAAAAATGATGGAGTGTGACAAGAGGTTTGATCCCAGCTTCCAAAAGAAGTCGAAACTCATCACGATAATGTGCCACCGCTTCCTTTGACCATTCTCCCTGGGACGGTTGGATCCGACTCCATTCTATGCTCATACGATAACATTCTTGGTTGAGTTTTGATAAAAGTTTTACATCTTCCACATAACGTGCGTAATGATCTGCACCTGTAAAACTTGACTCGTCCTTCCCTACTTTGCCAGCCAAAGACCAATGATACCAATTGTTGTTGATATCCCCTCCTTCAATCTGTGTCGCAGCTGTTGCCGAACCCAATAAAAAATCTTTTGGAAGTTCAAAACTTTTAGACATTCCCTTCTCCTTCCCAACCTTCAAATCAATGCCATCATTCATTTTAAATGTTTTTTTCCCCATTCTCTTCCATTTTGGCCTGGAACAATAGAAATCCTAAAGTGGCAATGACTCCTCCAAGAAAAATAAATAATTCTGGGCCAAATGTTTCCATTTGCCAATTAACACCAGCAATCAACAAATAAATGATAGGTGCTATGTATTGATTGATAAACAAACCAACAAAGGTCAATTGGTTGGCGACTCCCCCTTTTAGGAATTTCCAAAGGAACAAGTTTGGATTCGATAAAACCGTAGATACTGTTAGAGTTGCCATAAACACCATTTCGAGCGGCGAGATCCCTACTCGTGGATCCCTAGACATACTTAGATAAGTTGGATTTTGAAAGATATGACCAATCAAACTAATTCCTCCAGGAACAAGAGCTAGGTGGATCAAAATATCATCCAGAATCCAAATACTTTTCGGAGTTTTACGTAAATACAAAAGAATTTCATAAATACTAAAGAACACAAGACCAATGGATGTAAAAATAGAGGTCATCACTAATGTAGACTTAGGATTGATATGGACTGCTGGTGCTGATACCAACATCAAAATGGAAGAAATATTCCCACCACCTACAATCATCAAAAAGGCAAGATTGGCAGTAAATGGCCAGAGATGGAAATGTTTTGTGGAAAGTCGCAATCCTACAATCACAAGTAGCGATATGGCTGTAAAAATTGATAAAACTGGTCCGTCCGTTCGGTAAAACAAAGGAAAACCTAAAATCCAAGCACCTAACACAACCAATGTCCCTATTA
The nucleotide sequence above comes from Leptospira harrisiae. Encoded proteins:
- a CDS encoding glycoside hydrolase family 1 protein, giving the protein MSKSFELPKDFLLGSATAATQIEGGDINNNWYHWSLAGKVGKDESSFTGADHYARYVEDVKLLSKLNQECYRMSIEWSRIQPSQGEWSKEAVAHYRDEFRLLLEAGIKPLVTLHHFSCPEWFQKKGGWLGKDAVKEFLDFVEFAVKQFGDLVSEWCTINEPNVFANDSYVDGKYPPGSYGDIPAYLKVTRRLILAHLKSYQLIHKIRKESGYADPTKVGFAHHLAIFSPLTSHPLARLGCFLSDYLFHEIQTKGFVEGKLSFPIGFGYPEGKGVFCDFIGINYYSRHLFKVSYNPGNLFAVPMVDPLCPESRKNDLGWEIYPEGLSSVCHRIWDEYKLPIYITENGIPDEKDEKREKYIVDHLAEIRRLMDEGVSVERYYYWSFLDNLEWNDGYGPKFGLVEVDYENMNRKIRSSGLRYAEICKTKKINYNPKIE
- a CDS encoding DUF2461 domain-containing protein, with protein sequence MKISKNGLSFLSELQLNNNRNWFLENKDRFLVIQNELVLMTGYLLAGIEKFDKSVNGVDPKSCIFRIHKDVRFAKDKSPYKTHFGIFMRGGNKKIDGTGYYLHIEPGQSLIGGGCYMPDPKALYKIRESMITNSKMIKTILEDRKFVQDFGTEFYAEKLKTAPKGFDKDHPMIELLKYKGFAVAKKIKNAELTSEQFVSETLKSYRNLYPLNQFLEKAMDRK